A single window of Colletotrichum destructivum chromosome 9, complete sequence DNA harbors:
- a CDS encoding Putative Receptor L-domain superfamily, which yields MIGFSKCLQAGAFTVIALCHGVLGQVCDFPGKGLLIKQPGDADALRNCREVNGNLVISPVHSADIDLSGPEVIHGSIFGDEYHSYSNSSVNIASTTLTRVDGHLTIIGRWYITSIQNLSFPNLQTVGGTFALQRPYGLTYVDVTNLHTVGSIEIIAPELSTLKHTALRSVGPSYDTQKIARTYGLQNGILIGTTSLESVDSIFNNNIKVESASFTASTRVKRLVVGFKESAKLVIYGADDADAGQLEVVLGGESTTSMHIGEMQMQYAISGFRRSPNLQNLTADKYYSAFTNMTHLHLPFDQLGSLYLEAEEYMTWVSVPPQAAQWSNFSLTISRTEVNLTSEYMPDEKGGWVRSWYWPQKDMFSVDIGSGNLTPAFFESFLEYQKATVNTTSQPKVLHEFRLNPYNIATFDCEPFKKLAEQGIIGGLGCYSWRKDSSAYSWRETSVLSSTWSAVAIAAIVYFTAL from the exons ATGATCGGCTTTTCAAAATGTTTGCAGGCTGGTGCTTTCACGGTAATCGCGCTATGCCATG GTGTTCTCGGGCAAGTCTGTGATTTTCCGGGCAAAGGGCTTTTGATCAAGCAGcctggcgatgccgacgcttTACGAAACTGCCGTGAAGTGAACGGCAACCTGGTCATTTCCCCAGTGCACTCTGCCGATATCGATCTCAGTGGCCCAGAGGTCATTCACGGCAGTATCTTTGGGGACGAGTACCATTCATACTCGAACAGCAGTGTCAATATTGCATCCACCACCTTGACAAGGGTCGACGGCCACCTGACCATAATTGGCAGATGGTACATAACGTCCATTCAAAACCTCAGCTTTCCAAATCTCCAAACCGTTGGTGGTACGTTCGCTCTTCAGCGCCCATACGGCCTTACCTACGTCGACGTCACAAATCTTCACACAGTTGGATCGATCGAAATAATAGCACCGGAGCTTTCTACTTTGAAGCATACAGCGCTGAGGAGCGTTGGTCCTAGCTACGATACTCAGAAGATTGCTCGGACATATGGGCTTCAGAACGGCATCCTGATCGGCACCACAAGCCTAGAGTCGGTCGACAGCatcttcaacaacaacatcaaagTCGAATCCGCCTCTTTCACCGCGTCTACAAGGGTAAAGCGACTTGTTGTGGGGTTCAAAGAGTCGGCCAAGCTTGTAATATATGGagccgatgacgccgacgccggacAACTCGAAGttgttctcggcggcgaatCTACGACTTCGATGCACATTGGTgagatgcagatgcagtATGCTATATCGGGCTTTCGACGCAGCCCCAATTTGCAAAACTTGACTGCCGACAAGTATTATTCAGCCTTTACCAACATGACACATTTGCACCTACCCTTTGACCAACTTGGCTCGCTTTACCTAGAAGCGGAGGAATACATGACATGGGTCTCTGTTCCACCACAAGCAGCACAATGGTCCAACTTCAGCCTCACCATTTCCCGGACCGAAGTCAACTTGACGTCAGAGTACATGCCTGACGAGAAGGGCGGGTGGGTCAGATCATGGTACTGGCCACAGAAAGATATGTTCTCGGTCGATATCGGGAGTGGCAACTTGACGCCCGCGTTTTT CGAATCGTTCTTGGAGTACCAAAAAGCCACAGTCAACACGACGAGCCAACCCAAGGTCCTGCATGAATTCAGGCTCAATCCATACAACATAGCTACGTTTGACTGTGAGCCTTTCAAAAAGCTGGCTGAACAAGGAATCATCGGCGGTCTTGGGTGCTACTCGTGGCGAAAGGATAGCTCTGCCTACTCGTGGCGAGAAACCTCAGTGCTCAGTAGTACCTGGTCAGctgtcgccatcgccgcaaTTGTGTACTTTACAGCTTTGTAG
- a CDS encoding Putative adenosine deaminase domain, adenosine/adenine deaminase, metal-dependent hydrolase, translating to MSLTNEDWEEIRQDIPSVSDPFIAQYINGREALIAQEHKSRADASFRAAASPIARRAADIVARIRDEEKRTIWNAQAEEDLATSEGLAPFPGMMFTLAKQRLETTRLWRIVQKMPKGSLLHAHLDAMVDFDFLFDVLLNTPGMHFAADEPLSNEAAKSNSGVHFRFKKEENSQTSPWENSYVPGEFRLLTKTADEYPDGGRTGFLKWLKARCTITLTDSMEQHHGIDAVWRKFVSCFTVTSTIIHYEPIFRAFLKRLMASLLADGIYWIELRFTWPLNYCRDRQEEPEKDYNHMFQVMEEELALFKSDPDNAAFWGFRTIWTTIRQLPTRDIIESMDNCITTKISWPHLIAGYDLVGQEDLGRPLRDLLPELFWFRKQCAQEGVNLPFFFHAGETLGDGDETDQNLFDAILLGTRRIGHGFSLYKHPLLIDMIKDKRILVESCPISNEVLRLCGSIMSHPLPALLSRGVPCALCNDDPAMLGQDTAGMSHDYWQALQGWENVGLLGLGSMAENSVRWSAFEDETPEQWTAGIKEASLGSGVKADRLKQWATEWEKFCLWIVEEFGEESGKA from the exons ATGTCCCTCACAAACGAAGATTGGGAAGAGATCCGCCAGGACATTCCCTCGGTCTCGGACCCTTTCATCGCACAGTACATCAACGGCCGCGAGGCTCTCATCGCCCAAGAGCACAAGTCACGCGCTGACGCTTCCTTCCGCGCCGCGGCTTCGCCCATTGCCCGCCGTGCGGCTGACATTGTCGCCCGCAtccgcgacgaggagaagcggACGATATGGAATGCGCAGGCCGAAGAGGACCTCGCCACGAGCGAGGGTCTTGCACCTTTCCCCGGGATGATGTTCACGCTCGCCAAGCAGCGCCTCGAAACGACCCGTCTGTGGCGCATTGTGCAGAAGATGCCCAAGGGCTCTCTTCTCCACGCTCACTTGGACGCCATGGTTGACTTTGATTTCCTATTCGATGTTCTGCTGAACACCCCCGGCATGCATTTTGCGGCGGACGAGCCCCTCTCGAACGAGGCGGCCAAGTCCAACTCTGGGGTTCACTTCAGATTCAAAAAGGAGGAGAACAGCCAGACTTCACCGTGGGAGAACAGCTATGTTCCCGGAGAATTTCGGCTGCTTACCAAGACGGCGGACGAGTATCCCGACGGCGGGAGGACGGGATTTCTGAAATGGCTGAAGGCGAGATGTACCATCACGCTGACGGATAGCATGGAGCAGCATCACGGTATTGACGCCGTGTGGCGCAAGTTTGTCTCATGCTTCACAGTCACCAGCACCATCATCCACTACGAGCCTATTTTCCGCGCCTTTCTGAAGAGGCTCATGGCGTCGCTGCTGGCGGACGGCATCTACTGGATTGAACTCAG GTTTACTTGGCCGCTCAACTATTGCCGCGACAGGCAAGAGGAGCCAGAGAAGGACTACAACCACATGTTCCAGGTaatggaggaggagctcgcgcTCTTCAAGTCCGACCCCGACAACGCCGCCTTCTGGGGCTTCCGCACCATCTGGACCACCATCCGTCAACTGCCTACGCGCGACATCATCGAGAGTATGGACAACTGCATCACCACCAAGATTTCGTGGCCGCACCTTATCGCCGGCtacgacctcgtcggccaggaGGACCTGGGCCGGCCCCTGCGCGACCTGCTCCCGGAGCTCTTCTGGTTCCGCAAGCAGTGCGCGCAGGAGGGCGTCAatctccccttcttcttccacgccggcgagacgctcggcgacggcgacgaaaCGGACCAGAACCTCTTTgacgccatcctcctcggcacGCGCCGCATCGGTCACGGCTTCTCCCTGTACAAGCACCCGCTCCTCATTGACATGATCAAGGACAAGCGCATCCTTGTCGAGTCGTGCCCCATCAGCAACGAGGTCCTCCGCCTCTGCGGCTCCATCATGTCGCACCCGCTGCCCGCGCTGCTGTCCCGCGGCGTCCCCTGCGCCCTCTGCAACGACGACCCGGCCATGCTGGGCCAGGACACGGCGGGCATGTCGCACGACTACTGGCAGGCGCTGCAGGGCTGGGAGAACGTCGGGCTGCTGGGTCTGGGatccatggccgagaacagCGTGCGGTGGTCCGCGTTCGAGGACGAGACCCCTGAGCAGTGGACCGCGGGTATCAAGGAGGCGAGCCTGGGGTCAGGCGTCAAGGCGGACCGGCTCAAGCAGTGGGCAACCGAGTGGGAAAAGTTCTGTCTCTGGATCGTGGAAGAGTTCGGCGAAGAGTCGGGGAAGGCATAA
- a CDS encoding Putative large ribosomal subunit protein eL22 yields the protein MAPQAAIKRTGKGKNQKVTKKFIINASQPASDKIFDVAAFEKFLQDKIKVEGRVGNLGDQVQISQQGEGKIEIIAHNELSGRYLKYLTKKFLKKQQLRDWLRVVSTSKGVYELKFFNVVNDEAEDDDE from the exons ATGGCTCCTCAAGCA GCGATCAAGCGcaccggcaagggcaagaacCAGAAGGTCACCAAGAAGTTCATCATCAACGCTTCCCAGCCCGCCTCGGACAAGATCTTCGACGTCGCTGCCTTCGAGAAGTTCCTCCAGGACAAGATCAAGGTTGAGGGTCGCgtcggcaacctcggcgaccaggtccagatctcccAGCAGGGTGAGGGCAAGATTGAGATCATCGCCCACAACGAGCTCTCCGGCCGCTACCTCAAGTACCT GACCAAGAAGTTCCTCAAGAAGCAACAGCTCCGTGACTGGCTCCGTGTCGTTTCCACCTCCAAGGGTGTCTACGAGCTCAAGTTCTTCAacgtcgtcaacgacgaggctgaggatgatgacgagtAA
- a CDS encoding Putative mitochondrial carrier protein: protein MSAASDLTAVPPHSDITMAADVREEPKVVVKNYKGFVAGVFSGIAKLTVGHPFDTIKVRLQTTDASRFSGPLQCVTQTLRNEGVPGLYKGATPPLVGWMFMDSVMLGSLTVYRRLLAESLFRVGSVENLPSYGHGIAGMMAGSTVSFIAAPVEHVKARLQIQYAANKTERLYSGPVDCLRKIYAHHGVKGVYHGLSATLLFRGFFFCWWGSYDVFSRYFRENTKLSAPAVNFWAGGLSAQVFWLTSYPSDVIKQRIMTDPLGGGLNDGVQRFPRWRDAATAVYREAGWKGYWRGFLPCFLRAFPANAMALVAFEGVMRALPE, encoded by the exons ATGTCCGCTGCAAGTGATCTCACGGCGGTTCCCCCTCACTCAGATATCACCATGGCCGCAGACGTGAGGGAAGAGCCCAAGGTTGTGGTCAAAAACTATAAGGGCTTCGTCGCTGGAGTCTTTTCCGGAATAGCAAAACTCACAG TCGGCCACCCCTTTGACACGATCAAGGTGCGCCTCCAGACGACAGACGCCTCGCGCTTCAGCGGGCCGCTCCAATGCGTCACGCAGACGCTGCGGAATGAGGGCGTCCCGGGCCTGTATAAGGGCGCGACACCTCCGCTGGTGGGCTGGATGTTCATGGACTCGGTGATGCTAGGCTCCCTGACAGTCTACCGCCGGCTCCTCGCCGAGAGCCTGTTCCGCGTCGGTAGCGTCGAGAACCTGCCGTCGTACGGCCACGGCATCGCGGGCATGATGGCCGGCAGCACCGTCAGCTTCATCGCGGCGCCCGTCGAGCACGTCAAGGCCCGCCTGCAGATCCAATACGCCGCCAACAAGACCGAGCGGCTGTACAGCGGGCCCGTCGACTGCCTGCGCAAGATCTACGCGCACCACGGTGTGAAGGGCGTCTACCACGGCCTGAGCGCGACGCTGCTGTTCCGaggcttcttcttctgctggtGGGGCTCCTACGACGTGTTCTCGAGGTATTTCAGGGAGAACACGAAGCTCAGCGCGCCGGCCGTGAACTTCTGGGCTGGTGGGCTGAGCGCGCAGGTCTTCTGGCTGACGAGCTACCCGTCCGATGTGATCAAGCAGCGCATCATGACGGATCCccttggcggcgggctcAACGACGGCGTCCAGAGATTTCCTCGGTGGAGGGACGCCGCGACCGCGGTGTACAGGGAAGCGGGGTGGAAGGGTTACTGGCGCGGGTTTCTGCCGTGTTTCCTTAGGGCGTTCCCGGCCAATGCCATGGCATTGGTCGCATTTGAGGGGGTTATGAGGGCCTTGCCCGAGTAG
- a CDS encoding Putative Ran binding domain, PH-like domain superfamily, which produces MDHRNSTPRPRPSLKFANRSYQASPLNPNKRLGTPQTAPSQRVLNRDPAPSSNLNTSTISTAHNLFRSSSISASPAVSPFAPSLSASTAKKVFAPGATPASQKVYRETIAQATPRGMTAKSTSVDLFQMRIPSPPPELSGEALARDIPPELEAKGTVYADQYLGHLVPPEYDDLQRRQLFCVLDLRRLKYAANEIFNKKDWKLNIMNFAKEFEKSRSLIMLRYGLYEFKNVKPSEEVLKKWRAAHNLPEPEDDAADSSPSRQTTRSKRKAEEQLTPKDAALSTASPNKNNKRRAVDREEEQEPATPAAIKNKRRATVTDESDENQPSKSQKLTSTPSATKSMFERVANNQGPTSTPKATPKAAEAKPNPFAGASKATANNNLSRSVLEANIKPAQPSNIFGYLSDASSAKNSGVEADGESETDSDDEAGTQEAGQQSYEPSVAASGGADTPLAQPASNPFGAKKPLFSTGAATGPSSISSDARESTPGKSLFDRVNKGNDGNPIRADSAEPTPAADKAPFALTKEPAPAPVNATWNPNSPIKFNTNAPASNGLFGASTNGSGSGSGSIFGAKPAAPASSNLFSAPTPKQDDKPKAEKRSRSEEDTGAESDKENSSQPPAKSLFGGFSSSGFQPKASEEPKKDEAVIKPAAAPTFAFGASAPKAEETKAPAPASNLFGAQDKPAGSVMQSSTLFGGNPQEAPATESAKPLFGASTSGSSTSFQSKPLFGNNAPASGTSSLFGAKPTEAPKAPEAGPAPTAPIFSFGASKPAESAPAANSPFGGAPMKQDGPSAPSGSSMFNFGGSQTAPSSNPFGGAAPAAQTNGGASGPPSFGSGGGGSFTFSAGGGGGQSFNNPFASNNGGATDSAPAPSSGGMFNFGGGSSAPSNSSAPFQFGGGSSAAPSSNSPFQFGGGAPAQPAAPVTSTPTFAFGASNGSANASAPASQKPLFGASTSAPTSSLFGSKPAQPTSGMFGSLQAPAGASTTGTNSPFNFGGASSLATTPANGTPEPAAEADKAAGGGEGDDADGKPHEQLKLTEGGPGEEDEIVVHDVRAKIMKFILPGSEEDKDSGDDQPKNKSPWSTKGVGPFRLLKHKNTGAVRMLLRAEPRGHVVLNRSLLPGETYKADKKYVKLTTSNEAGNGLETWMVQVKNEDMAKTLAGALESHKSANAK; this is translated from the coding sequence ATGGATCACCGAAACAGCaccccgcgcccgcgcccgtcGCTCAAATTCGCGAACCGGAGCTACCAAGCTTCGCCTCTGAACCCCAACAAGCGACTGGGTACTCCCCAGACTGCTCCGTCCCAGAGAGTCCTGAACCGCGATcccgcgccctcgagcaACCTCAACACGAGCACCATTTCTACTGCCCACAATCTCttccgctcctcctccattAGCGCAAGCCCGGCCGTTTCCCCCTTTGCGCCAAGCCTGTCTGCGAGCACTGCCAAGAAGGTCTTTGCTCCGGGTGCGACCCCGGCCTCGCAGAAGGTGTATCGGGAGACCATTGCTCAGGCGACCCCGCGAGGCATGACTGCCAAATCCACGTCCGTCGACCTTTTCCAGATGCGCAttccctctccgccgcctgAACTTTCTGGCGAAGCACTTGCGCGAGACATCCCCCCCGAGCTCGAAGCCAAGGGCACCGTATACGCCGATCAGTACCTTGGCCATCTTGTCCCTCCCGAGTACGACGACCTGCAGCGCCGTCAGCTCTTCTGCGTCCTGGACCTTCGCCGCCTCAAATATGCCGCCAATGAGATCTTCAACAAGAAGGACTGGAAGCTCAACATCATGAACTTCGCCAAGGAGTTTGAAAAGAGTCGGAGCTTAATCATGCTTAGATACGGCCTGTACGAGTTCAAAAACGTCAAGCCTTCGGAGGAGGTATTGAAGAAGTGGAGAGCCGCTCACAATctgcccgagcccgaggatgacgccgccgactccAGTCCTTCGAGGCAGACCACGCGTTCCAagcgcaaggccgaggagcaaCTGACTCCCAAGGACGCTGCGCTTTCGACGGCCTCTCCTAACAAAAATAACAAGAGACGTGCTGTGGacagggaggaggagcaagaGCCAGCTACTCCGGCTGCGATCAAGAACAAGAGAAGGGCAACCGTGACCGATGAGTCGGACGAGAACCAGCCGAGCAAATCACAGAAGTTGACTTCGACTCCGTCGGCAACCAAGAGCATGTTCGAAAGGGTTGCGAACAACCAGGGACCCACCTCGACCCCCAAGGCAACCCCCAAGGCTGCAGAGGCAAAGCCCAATCCCTTCGCTGGCGCATCGAAAGCCACTGCTAACAACAACCTTTCCCGCTCCGTACTCGAGGCCAACATCAAGCCCGCCCAACCGTCCAACATCTTTGGTTACCTCTCCGATGCCAGCTCTGCAAAGAACAGCGGTGTGGAGGCTGACGGTGAGAGTGAGACCGACTCTGACGATGAGGCGGGCACGCAGGAAGCTGGCCAGCAGAGCTACGAGCCCAGTGTTGCCGCTAGTGGTGGCGCCGATACACCTTTGGCCCAGCCGGCTTCGAACCCCTTTGGTGCCAAGAAGCCCCTTTTCTCCACTGGCGCCGCGACTGGTCCCTCTAGCATTTCGTCTGATGCCAGAGAAAGCACGCCTGGCAAGAGCCTTTTCGACCGCGTTAACAAGGGCAACGATGGCAACCCCATCCGCGCGGACTCAGCTGAGcccacgccggcggccgatAAGGCGCCGTTTGCCTTGACCAAGGAGCCCGCCCCGGCTCCCGTCAACGCGACCTGGAACCCCAACTCTCCGATCAAATTCAACACCAATGCTCCGGCCAGCAACGGTCTATTTGGCGCGTCTACGAacggctccggctccggctccggttCTATCTTTGGTGCTAAGCCGGCCGCACCCGCCTCTTCCAACTTGTTTAGTGCTCCCACTCCCAAGCAGGAcgacaagcccaaggccgagaagcgcTCCCGCTCTGAGGAGGATACGGGGGCAGAGTCTGACAAGGAAAACAGCTCGCAACCTCCTGCCAAGTCGCTCTTCGGCGGATTTTCTTCGTCTGGGTTCCAGCCCAAGGCCTCGGAGGAGCCCAAGAAGGATGAGGCCGTTATCAAGCCGGCGGCTGCGCCGACTTTCGCGTTCGGTGCTTCCGCTCCCAAGGCGGAAGAGACCAAGGCACCGGCCCCGGCTTCAAACCTCTTCGGTGCCCAGGACAAGCCTGCGGGCTCTGTGATGCAGTCTTCGACTCTTTTCGGCGGCAACCCCCAAGAGGCGCCTGCCACTGAGTCTGCCAAGCCTTTGTTCGGTGCCAGCACTTCGGGCAGCTCTACTTCTTTCCAGTCGAAGCCTCTTTTCGGCAACAacgcgccggcgtcgggcaCTTCTAGCCTGTTCGGCGCTAAGCCAACCGAGGCCCCCAAGGCACCCGAAGCCGGTCCTGCCCCCACGGCGCCCATCTTTAGCTTCGGTGCCAGCAAGCCGGCGGAGTCTGCCCCGGCTGCCAACTCTCCTTTCGGCGGCGCCCCCATGAAGCAGGATGGTCCTTCCGCACCGTCGGGCAGTAGCATGTTCAACTTTGGAGGAAGCCAGACTGCGCCCTCATCCAACCCATTTGGAGGTGCTGCACCTGCTGCTCAGACAAACGGAGGAGCCAGCGGCCCTCCAAGCTTTGGCTCTGGCGGCGGTGGATCCTTTACGTTCagcgctggcggcggcgggggccaGAGTTTCAACAACCCCTTCGCATCCAACAATGGTGGTGCGACTGACTCTGCTCCAGCCCCCTCATCTGGAGGCATGTTTAACTTCGGCGGTGGATCTTCTGCTCCTTCAAACAGCTCTGCGCCATTCCAGTTCGGCGGTGGTTCTTCTgctgcgccgtcgagcaACTCCCCCTTCCAATTTGGAGGCGGTGCTCCGGCCCAGCCTGCGGCTCCCGTGACGTCGACTCCTACTTTCGCCTTTGGCGCCTCGAATGGATCCGCTAATGCCTCGGCGCCCGCTTCTCAAAAGCCGCTTTTCGGAGCATCGACTTCGGCACCCACGAGCAGCCTCTTTGGTTCTAAGCCCGCCCAGCCTACCTCCGGCATGTTCGGCAGCCTGCAggccccggccggcgccTCGACCACTGGAACAAACTCGCCCTTCAACTTTGGTGGCGCATCCAGCCTAGCCACCACCCCTGCCAATGGAACCCCCGAGCCGGCTGCAGAGGCTGACAAGGCCGCTGGCGGTGGTGAAggtgatgatgccgacggcaagcCTCACGAGCAGCTCAAGCTTACCGAGGGTGGCCCcggtgaggaggatgagatTGTAGTTCACGACGTCCGCGCCAAGATTATGAAGTTCATCCTTCCCGGGTCCGAAGAAGACAAGGACAGCGGCGACGATCAGCCTAAGAACAAGAGTCCGTGGTCCACAAAGGGTGTCGGCCCGTTCCGTCTCTTGAAGCACAAGAACACGGGCGCCGTTCGCATGCTTCTGCGCGCGGAACCCCGCGGCCATGTTGTCCTAAACCGCTCCCTCTTGCCCGGCGAGACCTACAAGGCGGACAAGAAGTATGTCAAGCTTACCACCTCCAACGAGGCCGGTAACGGTCTTGAGACGTGGATGGTGCAGGTCAAGAATGAGGACATGGCCAAGACCCTGGCCGGCGCTCTTGAGTCTCACAAGTCGGCCAACGCCAAATGA